Proteins from a genomic interval of Halopseudomonas litoralis:
- the crcB gene encoding fluoride efflux transporter CrcB has translation MIGTLLAIALGGALGALSRYGMTLGVGLLWPTVFPLATFLINLLGCLVMGILYGVWLNRPELSPLLQQGLMIGFLGAFTTFSTFSLDAWRLLENDQGLMALGYILLSVCLGLTATWAGLMLTR, from the coding sequence ATGATCGGAACACTGCTGGCAATTGCCCTGGGCGGTGCGCTGGGCGCGCTATCACGCTACGGCATGACCTTGGGCGTCGGCCTGTTGTGGCCGACGGTATTTCCCCTGGCGACCTTCCTCATCAACCTGCTCGGATGCCTGGTGATGGGTATACTATACGGCGTGTGGCTGAACCGCCCGGAACTGTCACCGCTGTTGCAACAGGGGCTGATGATCGGCTTCCTCGGTGCCTTCACCACGTTTTCCACCTTCTCCCTGGACGCCTGGCGTCTGCTGGAGAATGATCAGGGCCTGATGGCCCTTGGATATATCCTGCTCAGTGTGTGCCTCGGTCTGACCGCCACCTGGGCCGGCCTGATGCTGACTAGATAG